In Xiphophorus maculatus strain JP 163 A chromosome 18, X_maculatus-5.0-male, whole genome shotgun sequence, a single genomic region encodes these proteins:
- the LOC102235338 gene encoding galactosylgalactosylxylosylprotein 3-beta-glucuronosyltransferase 1 isoform X1, protein MPKRRDILAIVLIVLPWTLLITVWHQSAIAPLLAIRKACHHLVKEIFIIPERLAVHHHRLSDEGAEGRREAGGQDSKEYCASDKDIVEVVRTEYVYTRPPPWSDVLPTIHIITPTYSRPVQKAELTRIANTFLHVPNLHWILIEDSQRRTPLVTSLLRETGLNYTHLNVETPKNFKIRGDTRDPRIPRGTMQRNLALRWLRETFKNNSQPGIVYFADDDNSYSLELFEEMRSTRKVSVWPVAFVGGLRYESPKVNAAGKVYGWKAVFDPHRPFAIDMAGFAINLKLILSKPQAYFKLRGVKGGYQESSLLRELVTLNDLEPKAANCTKILVWHTRTEKPVLVNEGKKGFTDPNMEI, encoded by the exons ATGCCGAAGAGAAGAGATATTCTTGCCATCGTGTTGATCGTGTTACCCTGGACTCTACTCATCACTGTTTGGCACCAAAGCGCTATAGCTCCACTCCTCGCTATCCGAAAGG CCTGTCACCACCTAGTAAAAGAGATCTTTATCATTCCAGAGAGGCTTGCGGTCCACCACCACCGACTCTCAG ATGAAGGCGCCGAGGGCAGGAGGGAGGCTGGTGGTCAGGACTCCAAAGAATACTGTGCCTCAGATAAGGACATTGTGGAAGTGGTGAGGACAGAGTATGTGTACACGCGGCCTCCACCCTGGTCAGATGTGCTGCCCACGATTCACATCATCACTCCCACATACAGCCGGCCGGTGCAGAAGGCAGAGCTGACCCGTATTGCAAACACCTTCCTCCATGTCCCCAACTTGCACTGGATTCTGATAGAAGACTCGCAGAGGAGAACTCCTCTTGTCACAAGTCTCCTCCGAGAGACAGGGCTAAACTACACCCACCTCAATGTGGAGACTCCCAAGAACTTTAAAATACGAGGTGACACTCGTGACCCCAGGATTCCCAGAGGAACCATGCAGCGGAACCTGGCCCTGCGTTGGCTTAGGGAGACCTTCAAAAACAACAGCCAGCCGGGCATCGTCTACTTTGCAGACGATGACAACTCGTACAGCCTGGAGCTATTTGAGGAG ATGAGGTCGACTCGGAAAGTCTCAGTGTGGCCTGTGGCCTTCGTGGGCGGCCTGCGCTACGAGTCCCCCAAGGTAAACGCAGCCGGAAAGGTCTACGGCTGGAAAGCGGTGTTCGACCCCCACCGGCCATTTGCCATCGACATGGCTGGCTTCGCCATCAACCTGAAGCTCATCCTCTCCAAGCCACAGGCGTACTTTAAGCTCCGCGGGGTGAAGGGAGGCTACCAGGAGAGTAGCTTGCTCCGAGAACTTGTAACACTCAATGACCTGGAGCCAAAAGCTGCCAACTGCACTAAG atACTCGTTTGGCACACAAGGACAGAGAAACCCGTCCTTGTGAATGAGGGGAAGAAAGGATTCACAGATCCAAACATGGAGATTTGA
- the LOC102235338 gene encoding galactosylgalactosylxylosylprotein 3-beta-glucuronosyltransferase 1 isoform X2, with amino-acid sequence MPKRRDILAIVLIVLPWTLLITVWHQSAIAPLLAIRKERLAVHHHRLSDEGAEGRREAGGQDSKEYCASDKDIVEVVRTEYVYTRPPPWSDVLPTIHIITPTYSRPVQKAELTRIANTFLHVPNLHWILIEDSQRRTPLVTSLLRETGLNYTHLNVETPKNFKIRGDTRDPRIPRGTMQRNLALRWLRETFKNNSQPGIVYFADDDNSYSLELFEEMRSTRKVSVWPVAFVGGLRYESPKVNAAGKVYGWKAVFDPHRPFAIDMAGFAINLKLILSKPQAYFKLRGVKGGYQESSLLRELVTLNDLEPKAANCTKILVWHTRTEKPVLVNEGKKGFTDPNMEI; translated from the exons ATGCCGAAGAGAAGAGATATTCTTGCCATCGTGTTGATCGTGTTACCCTGGACTCTACTCATCACTGTTTGGCACCAAAGCGCTATAGCTCCACTCCTCGCTATCCGAAAGG AGAGGCTTGCGGTCCACCACCACCGACTCTCAG ATGAAGGCGCCGAGGGCAGGAGGGAGGCTGGTGGTCAGGACTCCAAAGAATACTGTGCCTCAGATAAGGACATTGTGGAAGTGGTGAGGACAGAGTATGTGTACACGCGGCCTCCACCCTGGTCAGATGTGCTGCCCACGATTCACATCATCACTCCCACATACAGCCGGCCGGTGCAGAAGGCAGAGCTGACCCGTATTGCAAACACCTTCCTCCATGTCCCCAACTTGCACTGGATTCTGATAGAAGACTCGCAGAGGAGAACTCCTCTTGTCACAAGTCTCCTCCGAGAGACAGGGCTAAACTACACCCACCTCAATGTGGAGACTCCCAAGAACTTTAAAATACGAGGTGACACTCGTGACCCCAGGATTCCCAGAGGAACCATGCAGCGGAACCTGGCCCTGCGTTGGCTTAGGGAGACCTTCAAAAACAACAGCCAGCCGGGCATCGTCTACTTTGCAGACGATGACAACTCGTACAGCCTGGAGCTATTTGAGGAG ATGAGGTCGACTCGGAAAGTCTCAGTGTGGCCTGTGGCCTTCGTGGGCGGCCTGCGCTACGAGTCCCCCAAGGTAAACGCAGCCGGAAAGGTCTACGGCTGGAAAGCGGTGTTCGACCCCCACCGGCCATTTGCCATCGACATGGCTGGCTTCGCCATCAACCTGAAGCTCATCCTCTCCAAGCCACAGGCGTACTTTAAGCTCCGCGGGGTGAAGGGAGGCTACCAGGAGAGTAGCTTGCTCCGAGAACTTGTAACACTCAATGACCTGGAGCCAAAAGCTGCCAACTGCACTAAG atACTCGTTTGGCACACAAGGACAGAGAAACCCGTCCTTGTGAATGAGGGGAAGAAAGGATTCACAGATCCAAACATGGAGATTTGA
- the LOC102235338 gene encoding galactosylgalactosylxylosylprotein 3-beta-glucuronosyltransferase 1 isoform X3, with translation MPKRRDILAIVLIVLPWTLLITVWHQSAIAPLLAIRKDEGAEGRREAGGQDSKEYCASDKDIVEVVRTEYVYTRPPPWSDVLPTIHIITPTYSRPVQKAELTRIANTFLHVPNLHWILIEDSQRRTPLVTSLLRETGLNYTHLNVETPKNFKIRGDTRDPRIPRGTMQRNLALRWLRETFKNNSQPGIVYFADDDNSYSLELFEEMRSTRKVSVWPVAFVGGLRYESPKVNAAGKVYGWKAVFDPHRPFAIDMAGFAINLKLILSKPQAYFKLRGVKGGYQESSLLRELVTLNDLEPKAANCTKILVWHTRTEKPVLVNEGKKGFTDPNMEI, from the exons ATGCCGAAGAGAAGAGATATTCTTGCCATCGTGTTGATCGTGTTACCCTGGACTCTACTCATCACTGTTTGGCACCAAAGCGCTATAGCTCCACTCCTCGCTATCCGAAAGG ATGAAGGCGCCGAGGGCAGGAGGGAGGCTGGTGGTCAGGACTCCAAAGAATACTGTGCCTCAGATAAGGACATTGTGGAAGTGGTGAGGACAGAGTATGTGTACACGCGGCCTCCACCCTGGTCAGATGTGCTGCCCACGATTCACATCATCACTCCCACATACAGCCGGCCGGTGCAGAAGGCAGAGCTGACCCGTATTGCAAACACCTTCCTCCATGTCCCCAACTTGCACTGGATTCTGATAGAAGACTCGCAGAGGAGAACTCCTCTTGTCACAAGTCTCCTCCGAGAGACAGGGCTAAACTACACCCACCTCAATGTGGAGACTCCCAAGAACTTTAAAATACGAGGTGACACTCGTGACCCCAGGATTCCCAGAGGAACCATGCAGCGGAACCTGGCCCTGCGTTGGCTTAGGGAGACCTTCAAAAACAACAGCCAGCCGGGCATCGTCTACTTTGCAGACGATGACAACTCGTACAGCCTGGAGCTATTTGAGGAG ATGAGGTCGACTCGGAAAGTCTCAGTGTGGCCTGTGGCCTTCGTGGGCGGCCTGCGCTACGAGTCCCCCAAGGTAAACGCAGCCGGAAAGGTCTACGGCTGGAAAGCGGTGTTCGACCCCCACCGGCCATTTGCCATCGACATGGCTGGCTTCGCCATCAACCTGAAGCTCATCCTCTCCAAGCCACAGGCGTACTTTAAGCTCCGCGGGGTGAAGGGAGGCTACCAGGAGAGTAGCTTGCTCCGAGAACTTGTAACACTCAATGACCTGGAGCCAAAAGCTGCCAACTGCACTAAG atACTCGTTTGGCACACAAGGACAGAGAAACCCGTCCTTGTGAATGAGGGGAAGAAAGGATTCACAGATCCAAACATGGAGATTTGA
- the LOC102235338 gene encoding galactosylgalactosylxylosylprotein 3-beta-glucuronosyltransferase 1 isoform X4, whose amino-acid sequence MPKRRDILAIVLIVLPWTLLITVWHQSAIAPLLAIRKACHHLVKEIFIIPERLAVHHHRLSDEGAEGRREAGGQDSKEYCASDKDIVEVVRTEYVYTRPPPWSDVLPTIHIITPTYSRPVQKAELTRIANTFLHVPNLHWILIEDSQRRTPLVTSLLRETGLNYTHLNVETPKNFKIRGDTRDPRIPRGTMQRNLALRWLRETFKNNSQPGIVYFADDDNSYSLELFEEMRSTRKVSVWPVAFVGGLRYESPKVNAAGKVYGWKAVFDPHRPFAIDMAGFAINLKLILSKPQAYFKLRGVKGGYQESSLLRELVTLNDLEPKAANCTKA is encoded by the exons ATGCCGAAGAGAAGAGATATTCTTGCCATCGTGTTGATCGTGTTACCCTGGACTCTACTCATCACTGTTTGGCACCAAAGCGCTATAGCTCCACTCCTCGCTATCCGAAAGG CCTGTCACCACCTAGTAAAAGAGATCTTTATCATTCCAGAGAGGCTTGCGGTCCACCACCACCGACTCTCAG ATGAAGGCGCCGAGGGCAGGAGGGAGGCTGGTGGTCAGGACTCCAAAGAATACTGTGCCTCAGATAAGGACATTGTGGAAGTGGTGAGGACAGAGTATGTGTACACGCGGCCTCCACCCTGGTCAGATGTGCTGCCCACGATTCACATCATCACTCCCACATACAGCCGGCCGGTGCAGAAGGCAGAGCTGACCCGTATTGCAAACACCTTCCTCCATGTCCCCAACTTGCACTGGATTCTGATAGAAGACTCGCAGAGGAGAACTCCTCTTGTCACAAGTCTCCTCCGAGAGACAGGGCTAAACTACACCCACCTCAATGTGGAGACTCCCAAGAACTTTAAAATACGAGGTGACACTCGTGACCCCAGGATTCCCAGAGGAACCATGCAGCGGAACCTGGCCCTGCGTTGGCTTAGGGAGACCTTCAAAAACAACAGCCAGCCGGGCATCGTCTACTTTGCAGACGATGACAACTCGTACAGCCTGGAGCTATTTGAGGAG ATGAGGTCGACTCGGAAAGTCTCAGTGTGGCCTGTGGCCTTCGTGGGCGGCCTGCGCTACGAGTCCCCCAAGGTAAACGCAGCCGGAAAGGTCTACGGCTGGAAAGCGGTGTTCGACCCCCACCGGCCATTTGCCATCGACATGGCTGGCTTCGCCATCAACCTGAAGCTCATCCTCTCCAAGCCACAGGCGTACTTTAAGCTCCGCGGGGTGAAGGGAGGCTACCAGGAGAGTAGCTTGCTCCGAGAACTTGTAACACTCAATGACCTGGAGCCAAAAGCTGCCAACTGCACTAAG GCCTAA